The DNA segment AAAATACATATTGAAGACTCTGATATAGTATATAAGATATCTTGAAAATGTGCATAAAGGTTTTCTTTTATGAATTTACTCAAATTACAATGAACCTTACAGACTATCCCTCACAATCTGCATGACATTGTCACGTTTGGATATTTTTACTTGCATATGGTGTTTTTTCCCCTGCAAAGAATGTAATTTACAAATAGACATAAGTTGCTTTTATATACGAACACCAGCAGCAGCACAGAAGAGTCTTGAAATTAATAGTTTTTTCAGTAGTGATGtggagttaaaaataattttattttgtcacaGCTATGCTATTGGTGGTCTTTCAGGCGGTGaagataaaaattcattttggcGAGTTGTTGCTCAGTGCACTGCTGCTTTGCCAGAGGACAAACCACGATATGTTATGGTGAGATTGAGAATGACTTCATCTTATCaacctcttattttttttcttaaaatatattagtattatGTCGTCTCATTTTGCATGAACTTTCAGGGAGTTGGTTATCCACTTGATATTGTTGTTTGTAGTGCTTTGGGTGCTGATATGTATGATTGTGTGTATCCTACCCGCACAGCACGCTTTGGCACTGCTCTTGTTCCTGAGGTgatcattttttattgattatttgtaACATTCTTTCGTCACACACGCGCACATGCAATAGTCGTTTATATGCATTCATGATCGTgtatagattttaatttttttaattaattccactcattcataaatcaatttcttttttaacttgttttttttcttcctgtAATTTTGCAGGGagtattgaaactaaaacacAAAGCAATGGCTGATGACACCCGTCCAATTGATCCTACTTGCCCTTGTATGGTATGTTTGTAAGAGGTCAATTCTTTATTTGATTCAACTGTTTGCAGAAATCAGCATGTGTTTTAGTTTATTTCTTCTGTCACAGGTTTGCAAGACCTACAGCAGGGCTTACATCCATTGCCTTGTGACAAAAGATGCAATGGGGTCTCAACTTTTGTCATATCATAATTTATACTACATGTTGCAGGTAGAAGCAGTAACATCTGATAAAAAGACCATCATAACTATATAGTTGTGTACTCGTGTTAATATGTATGATTAAAGTCATTGTATTTCCAAATTTTGCAGCTCAGTAGGAATCTACACTCTTCAATAGTTGAAGGAAGGTTTCCAGAGTAtgttcatatttaattattcttttctctcattctatcTCGCTTTTGATCTGAATTGATACTTTCCATTCAATAATTTCCTTCCTTTATACGCCAATAACCATATTTCGTTTTTACTTTTTGTAGATTTGTATGCGACTTTCTACGCAAAATGGTATGCTTGAGAAAATTACATCAACCTTGAATTTTGGTCACATtacattgacttttgttttgaaattgaaaaactgTAATATATCTCTGTTGACATGATAATTTTTTCCAATTCTAGTGATTGTTAGACCTACTTACATGTTCATACTGCAGTTCCCGAAAGGTGATGTTCCTGAATGGGTCTGCGATGCTATGGAGGTGGCTGGAATCGACATTTCTTCCTGCTGTGCTCAGTTTTCATCATGCCAAGAACATGATTCCAAAAGTATGCCCGAAGAAGAAGTTAGTTTAGTGAGGTAAAAATGATATACACGGACCAACAGAAACATTGAAGAGATACACTATAGTTTACTATGATTTTTTCGGCATAAATTTTGTATCCTGCTTATGCCGCTTCAGTAAAAATTATCAAAGGTTAGGCTTATACTAGGTTCCTTTAGGGTTAGGTTCTTATTTATCACGCAGGCATCTGAAGATTCGTCTTGTATTCTAGAGAATGTAAAACGATGGATTCAAATTACACTTTGTGAGACGTTATACTGATAAGAGTAAAGCCAAAGCTTAAATGTAACTCCTTTACATCCACAAGTATATCTTTGTTCAATTTCCCCCAAAATGTCACTAAAAAttcttgtaataattaattttcaatcattGACTACCTTCATGATCATAGattatttcacttgaattttaatcaatcaatttcATTTGGTGCAAGAGTAGTACGCATATTAACGATAGTAATattttaggctttttttttttacctatataATCCTTAACAAGAATGCACACACTTTGGCTGTAAACGTGTAATTAAGATACGTCAATTTTCCTTTATTGAATATCATGACTACATTGTGTTTATGGACACTATATATCATGCACCTAACTTTAACaggaaaattctttttaaacaaGGATGGTTTTTAACCTGAACTTTTCCAAATTATAGAATCGGAGTAAGATTGAGTTGAGACTTGAGaatattacttctcaatgcaGGACCCATAGTTAAGTAAATTACAATAATATCCTTAATTTAagctttatttatattaaataaaaaattagaataaaaaaatgaaatacaatAACATAAAATCCCAAGCTATTTTATGATTTGAATcactttaattaaaagtatGTGATTTATTGACCATTATCTTaagaacattaattaaaaaataagaaatgtcttattaaatatttctaattacttaaaatgatatgcattacatttttaatgtttaataagataactattttctttcatattttttttactattatattGTTAATGGCTATTTCTAATTAACAAGACCAAAGCCCATTTTGTTATATGGTTATATTTACAGGTAATATTTTATACTGTTATaccactatttatttattaaattatatatttatcctCCTCTTGTACCCTAAACCCTCACAGTCACGGTGCTACACTGCCCCTGTGTTTCTTCTTTCTCCACTTTCACTGATTATTCGTCGACGTTTCCAACCCAATTTGTTATCTCTCTGCGACTTCTAGGTATGCTTCTCTGTTCTCTCTCTAATGTATGTTTGGTTACGGGTAACGTAACATTTTCACGCGTGTAATATTTAACGCACCTAACTGAATTCGATTTGTGTTTGAATTGGTCCTGTCtgcattttccattttttgttcACTATTAGCAGAACGAAGGAACTTGTTTTCGTCTGTGCAAAGCTTTTGGGTTTAGTTAATTTGTATCTTGAGTCTCATAGGTTAAAGCATGGAGCTAGTGATTTCAGTTTCAGATTTGGAACCCACCTTTCAGTGCCTGTATACCAATTCAGCGTTGCTATGGTCAGGGTAGCAGAGCTTTGATCTCTGAGACAATTAAGAAATTCTTGGTTATGCCTAATTGTAGCCCTCGGAAAGACGAATTCCCTTTCCTTAATTTTCATTTCCTCAATCCAATCCCAGCTCAGATCCGTTTCCTTGAATCCTCTGTTTGGCAATCTGCGGGCTTTCTGTTTCACCTTCATCAATTGCCAATGGCGAGTGCAAAATGTAGTTTTTACGCAGACATTTTTCTACTTTTGATTATGTATTATTACTGCTATTATTTGTGTTTATATATGTTATTCTTGATTGTGACATGTTTGGTTTTGATAATTATTGGTTTGTTCCGTCTCTTGTAGAAAAAGATGCCTCTGGGACTCATCTTGGGAATAGGAAGGGCATTTCGAAGGAAGCGGCCATCTTCTCTTGACATTCTATCATCAAAACGTGCTCCTCGTGGTTATTACAAGGGAAAGAATTGCAAGCCTACTGGTTTCCACACTCGCAAAGGTTTGTTTCTTCAATTGAAGTTGTGGTTTAACCTGTGTTTGTTTAAGGAACACTTATCTTGAACTAGAATACATTTTGTTGTACTAGTCTGACTTTGATTACCATGTTGAACTAGAATACATATTTTGTTTTGTCATATGAATGGggcatatttatttgtttggtaATGGTGTCTATTACTAATTTGCTTGCAAATAGACAATCAACATGTTCGGCAGCTTCAGGAAGAGGCTTTTTCTGCGTTAATGGTGTTTACTGATTACACTTGCTGAATTATTGACTAGTGACTACAGTTTTAAAACTTAAGTTTTGGAGATTTAGTGGTGTTCTGGAACTGTTGAACTGGATCTTCTTAATTGTGGTGAACGCACATTTAAGGTGTATGATTAATGTTTTCCAGTGAaacttgtgtttttttatagttatagTAAAAAACTTGTGACTTCTTAAATTAAATCTTAGTCTAGTTTCACTATACTGTGACTTTGATTGACGAGGACTGCTTGGTGTGAAGGATGCTTGTTTTTTACTTGCTCTTTATGAGAACTCTTACTCTTtagcccatgtctattttttggGTTGGTTGACTGAAATTACATGCATTTCCATATCTTAGTCTAAGAATTTGTTATATCGTAAATGTCTACAGTTTGTAAATGTGGCTTTATAAAACTTTGGATTCATTACTGAGGTTGTATTAAtaatatagtaataaaataatttgccAAGCTACATATGATGGGATGGGCCTGGAGAGGCCCAAATAGGTAGTTTAAATATTAGGTAACTTAGGTATTATCCTTCTTATattattcagttttattttatattttctaaagtTAAATGAGGACACTTGTATGGTTGTTATTGACAACCACTAGGCTATATATTGTATCCCTCATTTGGCTATTATCATCAATGAAAAATATCtcagttattattttatcttcttcatAGCTTTCTTTATAGTCTTTAATGGTGTTTTCTTAGGAGTAGTGGTAGTGTAGCTTTGAGCACTATATCaacatacatattatattaatgtatttttttatactgtcAAACTAAATGTAAATCTCCATATTGTTGCAGGTGGGTATGTAGTGATGCAAGAAAAATTGCCAAATTATGTAGTTCCTGATTTGAGTGATTTCAAGGTTTGCATCTTCCACTTATCTAATCTCATCACTATATTGTCTTTTGTTCCCCTACTTTTCTTCCACATGTTTGCTGTGCTGACATTTGCTTGGATAAATTATGTACTCAAGTCATTGCTTtgttaatgataaatttaatgttgtTCCTTCAATGCTTTTCTCTTTTGAGCTTATTAGCATAGTTTAGCTTAGCTATGactattaattgaatttttctttgtcttctggTGATGTGGTTATTCTATTTAACTGTGCTGTGCtctctcttttatcttattaGTACTTGTCTTTAATTCCATAGACAGTCTATCTTAATGTCTGCTATAGTGATCTAAAAACATAGTCATTATTCCTAGCCTCACCATCCCCTCACAACTCTGTACCATTTAGAGGGGTCAAAAAATGATGGCTTCATCTTCATAAATGACCATAAGCTATGAACAAGATTATTTCTCTTCATGAATGACTATGATTCAAGAATTTCTGCAAAGCTAACTAGTATGAATTTAGATTTTTCATGTACCGTTAGTGACCGCTGATTCATATAATCACTTCTTTTATGCAGCTCAAGCCATACGTATCTCAGTGTCCTATAGAAGCCAATACCTCTGAAGTTTCCTAAACGGCTAAATAACCTAATTAAATTGTGTAAGATACTTTCTTTGTAACTGCAGATGTTTTTCCAAGAATAGGAGTTGGCATGCCCTtcgtttttgttgtttgttctcTCCTTTTGAACTACAACGTCTCCAGTAATTATTGACCAGCACAAATGTTTGATATTTTGACAGGATATTAACCTATCAATCAATATCATTAATATATGTAATGCGATGAATGATTTGGACtatcaaaattatcaataattttcaTCTGTTGTTCCCCGATTACTTTGGTTATGTTTGGATGGGTGGAGTTGTTAATAATCGAGTGGAATTGTAAAAGCTGAAAAGACCTTGAACCATTgtctggtttttttttattaattattaatgaaaagagATTATCAAAGGTGGATTCAAATCACTTTAAATTCAATTTCCACTATGTGCAACAGTCACTTATCATTAGTTTCTTTTAGTGGATTAGGGAATACCAATGATCTTGCCTTGTGGCTAAATTTAATCACTTTAAATTACTCAAATTTACCAACTGTCATATTTCACACCCCAAACTTTTTGGGGTATCCTTTTTAAGTCATTTACAATTCATTTTC comes from the Glycine soja cultivar W05 chromosome 6, ASM419377v2, whole genome shotgun sequence genome and includes:
- the LOC114415296 gene encoding 39S ribosomal protein L41-A, mitochondrial-like; this encodes MPLGLILGIGRAFRRKRPSSLDILSSKRAPRGYYKGKNCKPTGFHTRKGGYVVMQEKLPNYVVPDLSDFKLKPYVSQCPIEANTSEVS